A single region of the Vibrio chagasii genome encodes:
- the lamB gene encoding maltoporin LamB: protein MKKVSLIAAAVATTLAAGSAFAVDFNGYMRAGTGISGNGNGDVSVNKNGIGRLGNENDNYSEFGLAEELKTGEQTWRVESMIASGAPGANGWEDSDFNVAQFAVKAKGVLSFDQEATLWAGKTYYQRKDIHITDFYFLNTSGTGGGVENISIGDQKLSVALIQDGATDDSTGYIFDARLANIGLWQDASLELALAYNFATDSDNASESADDGLLASAILHQGTSNGFHQTVLQYGTNGYGVQAANFWGSGSYYARGTEAFNEASGFRLINWGVMNLGESWEMGHQLAYLAGSDIGGADKDGNYTNKTFDIDQYSAVVRPMYKWNDTMRTVFEAGYNAGERIADGGLATEDFGNAKFTVAQAWAMGDSFWARPEIRVYGSYILDTENKEAFNGDDTEYVFGIQAEAWW from the coding sequence ATGAAAAAAGTAAGTTTGATTGCTGCTGCAGTGGCGACTACGCTAGCTGCTGGCTCTGCGTTCGCTGTTGACTTTAATGGTTACATGCGTGCTGGTACTGGTATCAGCGGCAACGGTAATGGTGATGTATCAGTTAACAAAAACGGTATTGGTCGTCTAGGTAACGAAAATGACAACTACTCTGAGTTTGGCCTAGCTGAAGAACTAAAAACTGGTGAGCAAACGTGGCGCGTTGAGTCAATGATTGCTTCTGGTGCACCAGGCGCAAATGGTTGGGAAGATTCTGATTTTAACGTGGCTCAGTTTGCAGTTAAAGCGAAAGGCGTTCTATCTTTCGACCAAGAAGCGACTCTTTGGGCTGGTAAAACATACTACCAACGTAAAGATATCCACATCACTGACTTCTATTTCCTAAACACATCTGGTACTGGTGGTGGTGTTGAAAACATTTCAATCGGTGACCAAAAGCTATCTGTTGCACTAATCCAAGATGGCGCGACTGACGATTCAACTGGTTACATCTTTGATGCTCGTCTAGCGAACATCGGCCTATGGCAAGATGCATCTCTAGAATTAGCACTAGCGTACAACTTCGCAACTGATTCAGATAACGCGAGCGAGTCTGCTGACGACGGCCTACTAGCTTCTGCAATTTTACACCAAGGAACGAGCAACGGCTTCCACCAGACAGTACTTCAGTACGGTACTAACGGTTACGGCGTACAAGCTGCAAACTTCTGGGGTTCTGGTTCTTACTACGCACGTGGTACTGAAGCATTTAACGAAGCATCCGGTTTCCGTCTAATTAACTGGGGTGTAATGAACCTTGGCGAATCTTGGGAAATGGGTCACCAACTAGCTTACCTAGCGGGTAGCGATATCGGTGGTGCAGATAAAGATGGTAACTACACAAACAAAACTTTCGACATCGATCAGTACTCTGCTGTAGTTCGTCCAATGTACAAGTGGAATGACACAATGCGCACAGTATTTGAAGCTGGCTACAACGCTGGTGAGCGCATCGCTGACGGTGGTCTAGCAACTGAAGATTTCGGTAACGCTAAATTCACAGTAGCTCAAGCTTGGGCTATGGGTGACAGCTTCTGGGCTCGTCCTGAAATCCGCGTTTACGGTTCTTACATCCTAGATACTGAAAACAAAGAAGCATTCAACGGCGACGATACAGAATATGTGTTCGGTATCCAAGCTGAAGCTTGGTGGTAA
- the glgX gene encoding glycogen debranching protein GlgX translates to MTRTLARPYPLGATLGNTGCNFSIYSPDCKSLSLALFDENEEFTTYKLDNEYADIRYVFIEGIKAGQKYGFIAETANGPILLSDPYAKAISEPLHYTTPYSNEKSFTMAKCVVVDDTFDWQGVEKPRSSREETVLFETHVKGLSQLHPEVASNIKGRYLGLVSPEMLAFYKQQNINSLQLLPIAACMHEPHLLDMGKVNYWGYNPYLFMVPDPRYAEKDAVTELKTAIRELHRNGIEVVLDVVYNHTAEGGEDGTTFNLKALDSRTYIKHGCHYANFTGCGNTVDLTHQPALNLVMDTLRYWVSEFQVDGFRFDLAATLGREGDNYNPEAAFFKAVAQDPVLKETKLIAEPWDIGPNGYQVGNFPFGWNECNDKLRDITRSFWRGDQGYLKEFATRLMGSRDIYSAAHWPYKLTVNYITYHDGFTMQDLVSYKHKHNEENGESNRDGHGDNRSENYGVEGETENLLVIATREKQKRNFMASLLFAFGIPHILTADVLSHTQKANNNAYCQDSETSWLNWEDSERKTYFKTWLSEMIAARQQYMVPFIKAFSGEKRNSNRIFWSRVDGTLMEHDDWNRLSSVALHIGIGKDGDELIYLINQTNAPARFSLPNDREQNWVTICDTNLRNVKPGHAEGEMLLSPTSMAILHYSPNKTELSES, encoded by the coding sequence ATGACTAGAACGCTCGCTCGCCCTTATCCGCTAGGCGCAACGCTAGGTAACACTGGCTGCAACTTCTCTATTTATTCTCCTGACTGTAAATCTCTTTCACTCGCTCTTTTTGATGAGAACGAGGAGTTCACAACTTATAAATTGGACAATGAATACGCTGATATTCGATATGTATTTATCGAAGGTATTAAAGCGGGGCAAAAATACGGATTCATTGCAGAAACAGCTAATGGTCCAATATTACTTTCTGACCCTTATGCTAAAGCGATAAGTGAGCCGCTCCACTACACCACGCCTTATAGTAATGAGAAAAGCTTTACGATGGCGAAATGTGTCGTTGTTGATGATACCTTCGACTGGCAAGGCGTCGAAAAGCCACGAAGTAGCCGTGAAGAGACCGTTTTGTTTGAAACGCATGTTAAAGGCCTATCTCAACTTCACCCTGAAGTCGCAAGTAATATCAAAGGCCGTTACCTAGGGTTAGTCAGCCCTGAAATGCTTGCGTTCTACAAGCAACAAAACATCAACTCATTACAACTTTTGCCCATTGCGGCCTGCATGCACGAACCCCACCTGCTTGATATGGGTAAAGTGAATTACTGGGGCTACAACCCATATTTATTTATGGTACCCGACCCTCGTTATGCAGAGAAAGATGCCGTAACTGAGCTCAAAACTGCGATTCGTGAACTGCACCGCAACGGTATCGAAGTGGTCTTAGATGTGGTGTACAACCACACAGCAGAAGGCGGCGAAGATGGCACAACCTTTAACTTAAAGGCACTAGATAGCCGAACTTACATCAAGCACGGCTGCCATTATGCAAACTTCACAGGCTGTGGGAACACCGTCGACCTTACCCACCAGCCAGCACTCAACCTAGTCATGGACACGCTTCGTTACTGGGTAAGCGAATTCCAAGTCGACGGCTTCCGTTTTGACTTGGCAGCCACACTGGGGCGCGAAGGTGACAACTACAACCCTGAGGCTGCTTTCTTTAAAGCCGTAGCTCAAGACCCTGTGCTTAAAGAGACCAAATTGATCGCAGAGCCATGGGATATCGGCCCAAACGGCTACCAAGTGGGTAATTTTCCGTTTGGTTGGAACGAATGTAACGACAAGCTGAGAGACATTACACGTAGCTTCTGGCGCGGCGATCAAGGCTACCTTAAAGAGTTTGCTACACGCCTAATGGGGTCTCGTGATATCTACAGTGCAGCGCACTGGCCTTACAAACTAACCGTCAACTACATCACTTACCATGATGGCTTCACCATGCAAGACCTTGTCTCGTACAAGCATAAGCACAATGAAGAAAATGGTGAAAGTAACCGTGATGGGCATGGTGACAACCGCTCTGAAAACTACGGCGTAGAGGGTGAAACCGAAAACCTGTTGGTTATCGCGACTCGTGAAAAGCAGAAACGTAACTTCATGGCGAGCCTGCTGTTTGCTTTCGGTATTCCACACATTCTGACGGCAGACGTGTTATCCCATACTCAAAAAGCTAACAATAACGCTTACTGCCAAGATAGTGAGACGAGTTGGCTGAACTGGGAAGATTCCGAGCGCAAGACCTACTTCAAAACTTGGTTATCTGAGATGATTGCCGCACGACAGCAGTACATGGTGCCTTTTATCAAGGCATTCAGTGGCGAGAAACGTAACTCTAACCGCATCTTCTGGAGCCGTGTTGATGGCACGCTGATGGAGCATGATGATTGGAACCGCTTAAGTTCAGTAGCACTCCACATTGGTATAGGTAAAGATGGCGACGAACTGATTTACCTCATCAACCAAACCAATGCACCGGCACGTTTCAGCTTACCCAATGATCGTGAACAAAACTGGGTGACGATATGTGATACCAACCTGAGAAATGTCAAACCAGGTCACGCTGAAGGGGAAATGTTGCTCTCACCGACATCGATGGCTATTTTGCACTACTCACCAAACAAAACTGAGTTAAGTGAAAGTTAA
- a CDS encoding MalM family protein yields the protein MYFKALMLSGCVALAGCQSAQVVEQVQVAQAEQVNSLAGLQFAPMKLPSSAIFDVTPDSQILNYQGINSPVVAIELPADRGEYSIKITSMIGDTAFVPNAVIYDKNGRELERYGKDSFEYAKPRLHLGNRLVAENDFYPPTTSQSVYLVIYSEQEDLDGFTDVIHPARLDAEGRGNYLPEVEDIPVPNSNVGKIEVAIDRVGFFSFGSSSESNAKPAAAKVEAIQPETQTYYHNAIKAAVEADNIPKALGLLDEAKALGIEGAQEVFVKAVNKK from the coding sequence ATGTATTTTAAAGCTCTAATGTTGAGTGGCTGTGTTGCGTTGGCCGGTTGTCAATCTGCACAAGTTGTAGAGCAGGTGCAAGTGGCACAAGCTGAACAAGTTAACTCTCTTGCTGGTCTTCAATTTGCCCCGATGAAGCTGCCAAGCTCGGCAATTTTCGATGTAACACCAGACAGCCAAATTTTGAACTATCAGGGTATAAATAGCCCTGTAGTCGCGATCGAGCTACCGGCGGATCGCGGTGAATACTCTATTAAGATTACAAGCATGATCGGCGACACTGCATTTGTCCCTAATGCGGTTATCTATGATAAGAACGGTCGTGAGTTAGAGCGCTATGGTAAAGATAGCTTCGAATACGCGAAACCAAGATTACATTTGGGTAATCGACTTGTTGCTGAAAACGATTTCTACCCGCCGACCACATCTCAGTCGGTTTACTTAGTTATCTATAGCGAGCAAGAAGATCTTGATGGTTTCACTGATGTCATTCACCCAGCTCGTTTGGACGCGGAAGGCCGTGGTAACTACCTACCAGAAGTTGAAGATATTCCAGTTCCAAACTCGAACGTTGGCAAAATAGAAGTAGCGATTGATCGAGTTGGTTTCTTCTCATTCGGTTCAAGCAGTGAATCAAATGCTAAGCCAGCAGCCGCGAAGGTTGAGGCGATTCAGCCAGAGACACAAACTTACTACCACAATGCAATCAAAGCCGCTGTCGAAGCAGACAATATTCCAAAAGCTTTGGGTCTATTAGACGAAGCGAAAGCACTAGGCATTGAAGGCGCACAAGAAGTCTTTGTAAAAGCAGTTAATAAAAAGTAG